One part of the Sorangiineae bacterium MSr11954 genome encodes these proteins:
- a CDS encoding aldolase, which produces MAARLGLHEGICNHFSALVPGHPELFLVNPYGWAFEEITASRLLVCDLHGHVVAGTGEPEATAFYIHARLHLRKPSAAAAFHTHMPHATALGMLEGPPLMWAGQTALKFYGRTSVDESYNGLALDTSEGDRIAAAMGDADIVFLKNHGVMVTGPSIAEAWDDLYYLERAAEVQLKAMSTGRPLKPIPAHVAEACYQQMRAGDPESARLHLESVKRILTAESRDFMR; this is translated from the coding sequence ATGGCGGCGCGCCTCGGTTTGCACGAGGGGATCTGCAACCATTTCTCCGCGCTGGTGCCCGGGCATCCGGAGCTGTTTCTGGTGAACCCGTACGGGTGGGCCTTCGAGGAAATCACCGCTTCGCGCCTGCTCGTCTGCGACCTACACGGTCATGTCGTGGCCGGCACCGGCGAGCCCGAAGCCACCGCATTCTACATCCATGCGCGCCTTCATCTGCGCAAACCGAGCGCCGCCGCCGCCTTCCACACCCACATGCCGCATGCGACCGCGCTGGGCATGCTCGAGGGGCCTCCGCTGATGTGGGCCGGCCAAACCGCGCTCAAGTTTTACGGCCGCACCTCCGTCGACGAGAGCTACAACGGCCTTGCGCTCGACACCTCCGAAGGAGACCGCATCGCCGCCGCCATGGGCGACGCCGACATCGTATTCCTGAAGAATCATGGCGTCATGGTAACCGGCCCCAGCATCGCCGAGGCCTGGGACGATCTGTATTACCTGGAACGCGCCGCCGAGGTTCAACTCAAAGCCATGAGCACCGGCCGGCCCCTCAAACCGATCCCCGCCCACGTCGCCGAGGCGTGCTACCAGCAAATGCGCGCGGGCGATCCCGAGAGCGCCCGCCTGCACTTGGAGAGCGTAAAGCGGATTCTCACGGCCGAGTCGCGGGACTTCATGCGCTGA
- a CDS encoding heme-binding domain-containing protein has translation MSTSKRSKKWFVLLGICAIGAIGVQFIRPKLDNPPVTANLTAPAPVENILRRACYDCHSNETRLPWFDRISPAIWLVAKDVREGRAVLNFSHWDRLTNDQRKAKLFESLNQVTFETMPPKPYRMLHPEARLTEQDLAALRDYVAAQAPAPGPNAAKADAGRHQYEAWLQAPPAKEVQPTKNGIAYMPDYKSWTVISTTDRFDNGTMRVITANDIAMKAIEAHAIDPWPDGSIFAKIVWDQVAEADGSVHPGEFKAVEFMIKDGRTYASTAGWGWARWRGPSLQPYGESASFTTECVNCHAPMKHNDFVFTAPLQLAMRPNLEAAAAHLTQQRTSAAP, from the coding sequence GTGAGCACGAGCAAACGAAGCAAGAAGTGGTTCGTCTTGTTGGGCATATGCGCAATTGGCGCCATTGGCGTGCAGTTCATTCGCCCCAAGCTGGACAACCCGCCCGTCACGGCGAACCTCACGGCGCCGGCGCCGGTCGAGAACATTTTGCGGAGGGCTTGCTACGACTGCCACTCCAACGAGACCCGGCTCCCCTGGTTCGATCGGATATCGCCCGCCATTTGGCTGGTGGCAAAAGACGTGAGGGAGGGCAGGGCCGTGCTCAATTTCTCACATTGGGATCGGCTGACCAACGATCAACGCAAGGCGAAGCTCTTCGAGTCGCTGAACCAAGTCACGTTCGAAACCATGCCGCCCAAGCCATACCGCATGCTGCACCCGGAAGCGCGCTTGACGGAGCAAGACCTGGCGGCGCTGCGCGACTACGTGGCGGCGCAAGCCCCCGCGCCCGGACCGAATGCCGCCAAAGCGGATGCCGGCCGCCATCAGTATGAAGCGTGGCTTCAAGCTCCGCCCGCCAAGGAGGTGCAACCCACGAAGAATGGCATCGCCTACATGCCTGACTACAAGAGCTGGACCGTCATCAGCACCACGGACCGATTCGACAATGGGACCATGAGGGTCATCACGGCCAACGACATCGCCATGAAAGCCATCGAAGCGCACGCCATCGACCCTTGGCCGGACGGCAGCATCTTCGCCAAGATCGTCTGGGACCAGGTCGCGGAGGCCGACGGCAGCGTACACCCCGGTGAGTTCAAGGCCGTCGAGTTCATGATCAAGGACGGCCGAACGTACGCGTCCACCGCCGGTTGGGGTTGGGCGCGATGGAGAGGCCCGTCGTTGCAACCCTACGGGGAGAGCGCCTCGTTCACCACGGAGTGCGTGAACTGCCACGCCCCCATGAAGCACAACGACTTCGTTTTTACCGCGCCGCTGCAGCTCGCCATGCGCCCGAACCTGGAGGCCGCAGCCGCGCACCTCACGCAGCAACGCACATCGGCCGCGCCCTGA
- a CDS encoding glycoside hydrolase family 13 protein: protein MQNQIRSQARSQTEKQEWWRDAVIYQVYPRSFADGNGDGVGDLAGIRNKLPYLQWLGVDALWLNPWYASPMADAGYDVADYRRIDPLFGTLGEAESLIAEARALGIRIIVDVVPNHVSKEHPWFQAALAKGPDAPERRLFWFRQGRGKRGELPPTQWVSPFGGNTWTRTPDGQWYLHLFDSAQPDLNWEHPAVRAELESVLRFWFDRGASGIRIDSAALLAKDPSLPEVHEVSDGSARSEARAHPFTDRDEVHAIYRAWRRIAEGYGGDRALIGEVWLPDRERFVQYLRPDELHTAFNFDFLCCPWDALRLRAIIEGTLASHAAMGAPPTWVLSNHDVTRHITRYGRDDTSFRFGARRHGTPVDLRLGTRRARAAILLALALPGSAYIYQGEELGLWEVEDIRPELRQDPIWHRTGHVDPGRDGCRIPLPWSGEAPPFGFSPPHAIRAPWLPQPAAWRALTMESQAGDRASMLTLYRRALRWRRILRGRGALGDGTLTWLEDHDAHDGVLAFSRTGPRERFVCITNLSNGVVPLPAHHRVLLASGSLDGDLLSADTTVWLCT, encoded by the coding sequence GTGCAAAACCAGATACGAAGCCAGGCACGAAGCCAAACAGAAAAACAGGAATGGTGGCGCGACGCCGTCATCTACCAGGTGTACCCGCGCAGCTTCGCCGACGGCAACGGCGATGGCGTCGGCGATCTGGCCGGCATCCGAAACAAGCTGCCGTATTTGCAGTGGCTCGGCGTCGACGCCCTTTGGTTGAATCCATGGTACGCCTCGCCCATGGCGGACGCCGGCTACGACGTGGCCGATTACCGCCGGATCGATCCGCTCTTTGGCACCTTGGGCGAGGCCGAATCGCTGATCGCGGAGGCGCGCGCGCTCGGTATCCGCATCATCGTGGACGTGGTTCCCAATCACGTCTCCAAAGAACACCCGTGGTTTCAGGCCGCCCTCGCCAAAGGCCCCGACGCCCCCGAGCGCCGCCTCTTTTGGTTCCGCCAAGGCCGCGGTAAACGCGGCGAGCTCCCGCCCACGCAATGGGTATCCCCTTTTGGCGGCAACACATGGACCCGCACCCCGGACGGACAATGGTACCTGCATTTGTTCGACTCCGCGCAGCCCGATTTGAATTGGGAACACCCCGCCGTGCGCGCCGAGCTCGAGTCGGTGCTGCGATTCTGGTTCGACCGCGGCGCCTCCGGCATCCGCATCGACTCGGCCGCGTTGCTCGCCAAAGATCCGAGCTTGCCCGAGGTGCACGAGGTGAGTGACGGGAGCGCACGGAGCGAGGCCCGCGCGCACCCCTTCACCGATCGCGACGAGGTCCACGCCATTTACCGCGCGTGGCGGCGCATCGCCGAGGGCTACGGCGGCGATCGGGCGCTCATCGGTGAAGTGTGGCTGCCCGATCGCGAGCGCTTCGTGCAGTACCTGCGCCCCGACGAGCTGCACACCGCCTTCAACTTCGATTTCCTCTGCTGCCCGTGGGATGCGCTCCGCCTGCGCGCCATCATCGAAGGCACCCTCGCGTCGCACGCCGCGATGGGCGCACCTCCGACGTGGGTTCTATCGAACCACGACGTAACCCGACACATCACACGCTACGGCCGCGACGACACCTCCTTTCGATTCGGCGCGCGCCGCCATGGAACACCGGTGGATTTGCGCCTCGGCACACGTCGCGCGCGCGCGGCGATTCTGCTCGCGCTGGCGCTGCCCGGCTCCGCATACATTTATCAAGGCGAGGAGCTGGGCCTCTGGGAGGTCGAGGATATCCGCCCCGAGCTTCGTCAAGATCCGATATGGCATCGCACCGGCCACGTCGATCCAGGCCGCGACGGCTGCCGGATCCCGCTGCCTTGGTCCGGCGAGGCTCCCCCTTTTGGCTTCAGCCCGCCGCACGCCATCCGCGCCCCATGGCTTCCGCAACCGGCCGCATGGCGCGCGCTCACCATGGAGAGCCAAGCCGGCGATCGCGCATCCATGCTCACGCTCTACCGACGCGCGCTCCGATGGCGCCGCATCCTGCGCGGGCGCGGCGCGCTCGGGGATGGCACCTTGACGTGGCTCGAGGATCACGATGCGCACGATGGCGTGCTCGCCTTTTCGCGAACGGGGCCGCGCGAGCGTTTCGTATGCATCACCAACCTTTCGAATGGGGTGGTGCCTTTGCCCGCGCATCATCGTGTTTTGCTCGCCAGCGGATCGCTCGACGGAGATTTGCTCTCGGCGGACACCACTGTGTGGCTATGCACATAA
- a CDS encoding carbohydrate ABC transporter permease produces the protein MNETRSLFSAQHFRRRRHRALYVVVLALLAAAFALVFFFPMYWMVIGSLKDPAELARPAPTFFPESFHPEVYVKAWNELDIGRYFLNTAFYALGGWLTQLVVDVTCAYALSKLRPILGNVVLAGMLASLLLPAAALLVPAYLTVSDVPLVHWNLLDTPWALWLPGAANAFNIYVLKQFFDRIPEELLEAARIDGAGRVRTLVSIVLPLSGPVLAVVSIFAVIGMWKDFLWPLLVLQEPRTQTLTVALSRLSATGRVPLTEVMAGLVIASIPMIATFLVFQRSILRGLAAGGSKEG, from the coding sequence ATGAACGAAACGCGCTCCCTCTTCTCCGCCCAACACTTCCGCCGGCGGCGCCATCGCGCCCTGTACGTGGTGGTGCTCGCCTTGCTCGCCGCCGCGTTCGCGCTGGTGTTCTTCTTCCCCATGTACTGGATGGTCATCGGCTCGCTGAAGGATCCCGCCGAGCTCGCGAGGCCCGCGCCGACGTTCTTCCCCGAGAGCTTTCACCCCGAGGTTTACGTCAAAGCCTGGAACGAGCTCGATATCGGGCGCTATTTTCTCAATACCGCATTTTATGCATTGGGCGGGTGGCTCACCCAGCTCGTGGTCGACGTGACATGTGCGTACGCGCTCTCGAAGCTGCGCCCCATCCTGGGCAACGTGGTCCTCGCGGGGATGCTCGCCAGCCTGCTCTTACCGGCGGCCGCGCTGCTCGTACCGGCTTATCTCACCGTCAGCGACGTGCCCCTCGTGCATTGGAACCTGCTCGATACGCCGTGGGCTTTGTGGCTGCCGGGCGCGGCGAACGCCTTCAACATTTACGTGCTGAAGCAGTTCTTCGACCGCATCCCCGAAGAGCTCCTCGAGGCGGCCCGCATCGATGGCGCGGGCCGGGTGCGCACATTGGTGAGCATCGTGCTGCCGCTCTCGGGGCCGGTGCTGGCGGTGGTCTCCATTTTTGCCGTCATCGGCATGTGGAAGGATTTTCTATGGCCCTTGCTGGTGCTGCAAGAGCCGCGAACGCAGACCCTCACCGTGGCCTTGAGCCGTCTGTCCGCCACGGGCCGGGTGCCGCTCACCGAGGTGATGGCGGGCCTGGTGATCGCGAGCATCCCCATGATTGCCACGTTCCTGGTGTTCCAGCGCAGCATCTTGCGCGGCCTCGCCGCCGGCGGCTCGAAGGAGGGCTGA
- a CDS encoding sugar ABC transporter permease, producing the protein MTATSIRGGRRRRRRTPDPISDQAMAYAFMAPAIACFALFSWYPLVRGVILGFQRVDFVTEPEWVGLDNFRAIFGDPLFWTAWRNTLEFTGLALMFGYVAPFFLAVVVNELRHFKGYFRIAVYLPVMLPPLVVVLLWQYLYDPGNGLFNTLLRGAHLPESQWTQSPRTAMLSLVLVSTWANMGTATLMYLAALQNIPGELYEAAELEGANVWQRLRHVTLPQMRFILLVLLMLQIVATMQVFIEPFQLTGTTNPDTITVMVLIYRYAFTVNHDFGMAAAMSVLLFLVLGAFSAAYLRLTWPNDR; encoded by the coding sequence ATGACCGCGACCTCCATCCGCGGGGGGAGGCGGCGCAGACGGCGGACCCCGGACCCGATCTCCGACCAAGCGATGGCCTATGCCTTCATGGCGCCGGCCATCGCCTGCTTCGCGCTCTTCTCGTGGTATCCGTTGGTGCGCGGGGTGATCCTCGGCTTTCAGCGGGTCGACTTCGTCACCGAGCCCGAGTGGGTGGGCCTCGACAACTTCCGCGCCATCTTCGGAGATCCGCTGTTTTGGACCGCGTGGCGCAACACCCTGGAGTTCACGGGCCTGGCCCTGATGTTCGGCTATGTGGCGCCCTTTTTTCTGGCGGTGGTCGTCAACGAGCTGCGGCATTTCAAAGGCTATTTTCGAATTGCCGTTTACCTGCCGGTGATGCTCCCGCCCCTGGTCGTGGTGCTCTTGTGGCAATACCTCTACGACCCCGGCAATGGCCTCTTCAATACGCTCTTGCGCGGGGCCCATTTGCCCGAGTCGCAATGGACCCAATCGCCGCGCACGGCCATGCTGTCGCTGGTGCTCGTGTCCACCTGGGCGAACATGGGGACGGCCACTTTGATGTACCTCGCGGCCTTGCAGAACATCCCGGGGGAGCTCTACGAGGCGGCGGAGCTCGAGGGGGCCAATGTCTGGCAGCGCCTTCGCCACGTCACCCTTCCGCAGATGCGCTTCATCCTGCTCGTCTTGTTGATGCTGCAAATCGTGGCGACCATGCAGGTGTTCATCGAGCCGTTCCAGCTCACCGGCACCACCAACCCGGACACCATCACGGTGATGGTGCTCATTTACCGTTACGCGTTCACCGTGAATCACGACTTCGGCATGGCCGCCGCGATGAGCGTGCTCCTGTTCCTCGTGCTCGGAGCCTTCTCCGCCGCCTACCTGCGGCTGACGTGGCCGAACGACCGCTGA
- a CDS encoding extracellular solute-binding protein: MNTRTSGWMALASIVVLTGCTGCNRPQGGGGAGQEKGAGGESGTITLTVNALPPPTEAFERQVFLDDVKAFEAQNPNIKIDAHEGKMDPRTFTTKLAGGQLEDVFYVYFTDPPNLIAKKQVAEITPYLDTIPAAKHLRPELLEVFSGLGGKVYGLPWKNYSMGLLYNRTLFAKAGLDPNVPPKTWADVRTCAKKIAALGDGIVGYGDYSKSNTGGWHFTAEIYSLGGEIAVKDGETWRAAFNDERGKQVLQQLKDMRWTDNSMGARQFLEWADLLQMMAAGKLGMYIATSDNVPVLVSQFKGNYDEYGLGPIPGGKATLAGGEGFMFNAKASPEKIKAGLKWLAFKYDNPDRLGEQYQREAEAKQPVGLPEPAIWTGEPRQKLENALREHGNLPAQNYAPFRAATGGVPLKLEPPLAQRIYAVLDTAMAKVLTDPNADIGALLEGAEKQANTILATVK, translated from the coding sequence GTGAACACGAGAACGTCGGGCTGGATGGCCCTTGCGAGCATCGTCGTGCTGACCGGCTGCACAGGCTGCAACCGCCCCCAGGGAGGCGGGGGCGCGGGGCAGGAAAAAGGAGCGGGCGGGGAGAGCGGCACCATCACCCTCACGGTCAACGCGCTTCCGCCGCCGACCGAAGCCTTCGAACGCCAGGTGTTCTTGGATGACGTCAAAGCCTTCGAGGCGCAGAACCCGAACATCAAAATCGACGCGCACGAGGGCAAGATGGACCCGCGCACCTTTACGACCAAGCTGGCGGGCGGTCAGCTCGAGGACGTCTTTTACGTCTACTTCACGGATCCGCCGAACCTCATCGCCAAAAAGCAAGTGGCGGAGATCACGCCCTACCTCGATACGATCCCCGCGGCAAAGCATCTACGCCCCGAGCTCCTCGAGGTCTTCTCGGGGTTGGGCGGCAAAGTGTATGGGCTGCCCTGGAAGAATTATTCGATGGGTCTCCTCTACAACCGAACTTTGTTCGCAAAAGCCGGACTCGATCCGAACGTTCCACCCAAAACATGGGCCGACGTTCGAACCTGCGCCAAAAAGATCGCCGCCCTGGGCGACGGCATCGTTGGCTATGGAGACTACAGCAAGAGCAACACGGGAGGCTGGCACTTCACGGCCGAGATCTATTCACTCGGCGGCGAAATCGCCGTTAAAGACGGCGAGACCTGGAGGGCCGCCTTCAACGACGAGAGGGGCAAGCAGGTGCTCCAGCAGCTCAAGGACATGCGCTGGACCGACAACTCGATGGGCGCGCGCCAGTTCCTCGAGTGGGCCGATTTGCTGCAGATGATGGCGGCCGGAAAGCTCGGCATGTACATCGCTACGTCGGACAACGTGCCGGTGCTGGTGAGTCAATTCAAAGGCAACTACGACGAATATGGGCTCGGCCCCATACCGGGCGGAAAGGCCACGCTCGCCGGGGGCGAAGGGTTCATGTTCAACGCCAAGGCGAGCCCGGAGAAGATCAAGGCGGGCCTGAAATGGCTCGCCTTCAAGTACGACAACCCGGATCGATTGGGCGAACAATACCAACGCGAAGCGGAGGCCAAGCAGCCCGTGGGGTTGCCCGAGCCGGCCATTTGGACCGGCGAGCCCCGTCAAAAGCTGGAGAACGCGCTTCGCGAGCACGGCAACCTGCCGGCCCAGAACTATGCGCCCTTTCGTGCGGCAACGGGCGGTGTACCGCTCAAGCTGGAGCCCCCGCTCGCCCAACGGATTTATGCGGTGCTCGACACCGCCATGGCCAAGGTGCTGACCGATCCCAACGCCGACATCGGCGCGCTGCTCGAGGGCGCGGAGAAACAGGCCAACACGATCCTCGCGACCGTGAAATGA
- a CDS encoding LacI family transcriptional regulator has product MTRRLAEVAKYVGVSEATVSRVLNGKPGISDPTRTAVLTALDVLGYERPVKLRGERARLVGLVLPELQNPIFPAFAEAVAGALASRGFTPVLCTRTTHGVTESDYVDMLLEQQVSGVVFAGGNYAQGDADHGHYHRMLERGLPAVLINAGIEGLGFSSVSADDAVAVEQAHRHLSSLGHSAIGMILGPADHVPSARKYEAFVRQRGDEARVERTIFSMEGGHAAAARLVERGVTGIICASDVLALGAIRGVRRAGLDVPRDVSIVGYDDSTMMACTDPPLTTIRQPIEAMGQAAVRLLAGEIAGTTERSDELLFEPELVVRGSTGAAPARR; this is encoded by the coding sequence ATGACACGTCGGCTGGCGGAGGTGGCGAAGTATGTCGGGGTGAGTGAGGCGACCGTGAGCCGCGTGCTCAATGGCAAACCGGGCATCTCCGATCCCACCCGCACCGCCGTGCTCACCGCCCTCGACGTGCTCGGCTACGAGCGCCCCGTCAAGCTCCGCGGCGAGCGGGCGCGCTTGGTGGGCCTCGTTCTGCCCGAGCTGCAAAACCCCATCTTTCCCGCCTTCGCCGAGGCGGTGGCGGGCGCGCTGGCCAGCCGCGGCTTCACCCCGGTGCTCTGCACCCGCACCACGCACGGGGTGACCGAGTCGGACTACGTCGACATGTTGCTCGAGCAACAAGTCTCGGGCGTGGTCTTCGCAGGCGGCAACTACGCGCAGGGCGACGCGGATCACGGGCATTACCACCGCATGCTCGAGCGCGGGCTGCCGGCGGTCTTGATCAACGCCGGCATCGAGGGCCTGGGGTTCTCGAGCGTCTCGGCCGACGACGCGGTGGCGGTCGAGCAAGCGCACCGGCACCTCTCGTCCTTGGGCCATAGCGCCATCGGCATGATCCTGGGCCCGGCCGATCACGTCCCCTCGGCCCGCAAATACGAGGCGTTCGTGCGCCAGCGCGGCGATGAAGCGCGGGTGGAGCGCACCATCTTTTCCATGGAGGGCGGGCACGCGGCGGCGGCGCGCTTGGTGGAGCGCGGCGTGACGGGCATCATCTGCGCGAGCGACGTCTTGGCCCTCGGCGCCATCCGCGGGGTGCGCCGCGCGGGGCTCGACGTTCCGCGCGACGTATCCATCGTGGGCTACGACGACTCGACCATGATGGCGTGCACCGATCCGCCGCTCACCACCATCCGTCAGCCCATCGAGGCGATGGGGCAAGCGGCCGTGCGGCTGCTCGCGGGCGAAATCGCCGGCACCACGGAGCGCTCGGACGAGCTGCTCTTCGAGCCCGAGCTGGTGGTGCGCGGCTCCACCGGCGCCGCGCCCGCACGTCGTTAA
- a CDS encoding SemiSWEET transporter, which translates to MAIALSELVGYVAASLTTAALIPQALLIWRTRRAEGVSIGMYIVFSTGVALWIAYGLSARAWPVVVANVVTLGFSLWILAMKLRFERATRHGAKPMQ; encoded by the coding sequence ATGGCCATCGCGTTGTCCGAGTTGGTTGGATATGTCGCTGCGTCGTTGACGACGGCGGCGCTGATCCCGCAAGCCCTCCTCATCTGGCGAACTCGTCGGGCGGAAGGCGTCTCCATTGGGATGTACATCGTCTTCAGCACCGGCGTTGCCCTCTGGATCGCCTACGGCTTGTCCGCCCGCGCCTGGCCGGTGGTGGTCGCCAATGTGGTGACCTTGGGGTTCAGCCTCTGGATCCTGGCCATGAAGCTGCGTTTCGAACGCGCCACGCGCCACGGCGCAAAGCCCATGCAATAA
- a CDS encoding family 16 glycosylhydrolase → MVMVQRKIGWVAVLGAAWLAASPGPADAATATFTDDFNGPAGSAIDTSKWRYETGDNVNNHERQYYTSGTNNAAMDGQGHLVITARRENPGNYNCWYGRCQYTSARLSTAATFTQAYGHFEARLKVPRGQGMWPAFWMLGNDIGTVGWPASGEIDIMENVGFEPGTVHGTLHGPGYSGAGGVGAGYTLPNGQAFADGFHTFAVDWAPGSVTFSVDGNAYATKTPADIGGNRWVFDHPFYIILNLAVGGYWPGDPDASTVFPQQLVVDYVHVTASSTGGRTGPITGLAGKCVDVAGANPANGTAVQLYDCNGTNAQQWTFGSDQSVRALGKCLDVASGGTADGTKVQLYDCNGSGAQKWTISAGRDIVNPQANKCLDVSGNNSANGTPLQIWSCTGAANQKWNAP, encoded by the coding sequence ATGGTCATGGTGCAGCGCAAGATTGGATGGGTCGCGGTGCTCGGCGCCGCGTGGCTGGCCGCGAGCCCCGGGCCCGCAGATGCTGCAACGGCGACCTTCACCGACGACTTCAATGGTCCGGCGGGAAGCGCGATCGACACCAGCAAATGGCGGTACGAGACGGGCGACAACGTCAACAACCACGAGCGGCAGTACTACACGTCGGGCACCAACAACGCCGCCATGGATGGCCAGGGCCACCTGGTGATCACGGCGCGGCGCGAGAACCCCGGCAACTACAATTGCTGGTACGGGCGCTGTCAGTACACCTCCGCGCGCTTGTCCACCGCCGCCACCTTCACCCAGGCGTATGGCCACTTCGAGGCGCGCCTCAAGGTGCCGCGCGGGCAGGGCATGTGGCCGGCGTTCTGGATGCTGGGCAATGACATCGGCACCGTGGGCTGGCCGGCCAGCGGGGAGATCGACATCATGGAAAACGTCGGCTTCGAGCCCGGCACCGTGCATGGCACCTTGCACGGCCCCGGGTACTCGGGAGCCGGCGGGGTCGGTGCCGGCTATACGCTCCCCAATGGGCAAGCCTTCGCCGATGGGTTCCACACGTTCGCCGTGGATTGGGCGCCGGGCTCGGTCACCTTCTCGGTGGACGGAAATGCGTATGCGACCAAAACGCCGGCCGACATCGGCGGCAACCGCTGGGTGTTCGATCATCCCTTTTACATCATCTTGAACCTGGCCGTCGGCGGCTATTGGCCGGGCGATCCCGACGCGAGCACCGTCTTTCCGCAGCAGCTCGTGGTCGATTACGTGCACGTCACCGCCAGCAGCACGGGCGGACGCACGGGCCCCATCACCGGGCTCGCCGGCAAGTGCGTGGACGTGGCCGGCGCCAACCCCGCCAATGGCACCGCCGTGCAGCTCTATGATTGCAATGGCACGAATGCCCAACAGTGGACATTTGGATCGGACCAGTCCGTTCGCGCGCTCGGAAAGTGTTTGGACGTGGCCAGCGGCGGGACGGCCGACGGCACGAAAGTTCAACTCTACGACTGCAACGGCAGCGGGGCGCAGAAGTGGACGATCTCCGCCGGCCGCGACATCGTGAACCCGCAGGCCAACAAGTGCCTGGATGTCTCCGGCAACAACTCCGCAAATGGCACGCCGCTGCAAATCTGGAGTTGTACGGGGGCCGCCAACCAGAAATGGAACGCTCCCTGA